A stretch of Nitrospira sp. DNA encodes these proteins:
- a CDS encoding tetratricopeptide repeat protein, giving the protein MALDRSKVLHSAQSLAARGQFDAAIAEWKKLAQEVPNDGSVHNSIGDLYLKRNGVAEAVTAFLQAAAAFRAEGATLKAIATYKKVLKVDPTCYEVYRHLGDLNAERGLISSAVQDYQTLGKHYLKAQKSKDALDIYKKIVSQDPSNLDAQQRVAELCLQENLQDEATKVYLQLGRERSAQGLYNEAKDAYLAVLRIDPKNSEAAQFVESAAKGGAPSLQAEASGRPVTLAAKSTEPLDLLAEATRRMDEQQYAGAEAILNQLLTREPGNPQVCQLLARLHLLRGDIQVALGEYRFLAGAALRAQEYPLAEALIAEFLAAEPNSVPLLELYAELCEEKGEAAAAAEQYAKAVELLLAHPEPGMESLHEELFEKVKALAPGSALVARLSAKIAGEPVAESAVQPTEAAAAGTEPEPCSSVPVSAAASDESTFSLVGAVPDAVVDARGVAAPSFDHLAPPPDPIECETLAATDTVAPVVAQALEEAVLVVPPVEELSVISVVEPVSLAVVSAEAAAPPQSEPDYEAHYTLGVAYKNMGLYDDALDELYIAKASDSFYLDACLMTAVCMKEQRQYRQAIRGLEAALSDPRCQGAKGQAIRYELGRLYEVESLWEQAAQTYETIPSFHDVPKRLESLREKCLQAPAEFRIAS; this is encoded by the coding sequence TTGGCTCTCGACCGTAGCAAGGTATTGCACAGCGCACAATCGCTGGCCGCTCGCGGCCAGTTTGATGCGGCTATTGCCGAGTGGAAAAAGCTCGCACAGGAGGTGCCAAACGACGGGAGTGTGCACAACTCCATCGGCGATCTCTATCTCAAGCGAAACGGCGTTGCCGAAGCCGTGACGGCCTTTCTCCAGGCGGCCGCGGCATTCCGAGCCGAAGGCGCCACCCTAAAAGCGATCGCCACCTACAAGAAGGTCCTCAAAGTCGATCCCACCTGTTATGAGGTCTATCGTCATCTGGGCGATCTCAATGCCGAACGGGGTTTGATCAGCAGCGCGGTCCAGGACTATCAGACCTTGGGGAAGCATTACCTCAAGGCGCAGAAGAGCAAGGACGCGCTCGACATCTACAAGAAAATCGTGAGCCAGGATCCCTCCAATCTGGATGCGCAACAGCGTGTGGCCGAACTCTGTCTGCAGGAAAATCTGCAGGATGAAGCCACCAAGGTGTATCTCCAGCTGGGCCGGGAGCGATCCGCCCAGGGACTGTACAATGAGGCGAAAGATGCCTACTTGGCCGTGTTGCGGATCGATCCGAAGAATAGCGAAGCCGCGCAATTTGTGGAAAGTGCGGCCAAGGGCGGGGCGCCATCGTTGCAGGCGGAGGCTTCCGGCCGGCCGGTGACCTTGGCGGCTAAGTCGACGGAGCCGTTGGATCTACTGGCCGAAGCGACCCGCCGGATGGATGAACAGCAATATGCCGGGGCCGAGGCGATTCTGAATCAGTTGCTCACCAGAGAACCGGGGAATCCGCAAGTCTGCCAGCTGCTCGCCCGGCTGCATTTGCTGCGCGGCGATATTCAGGTGGCGCTCGGTGAATATCGGTTTCTGGCCGGGGCCGCGTTGCGCGCGCAAGAGTATCCCCTGGCCGAAGCCCTGATCGCGGAGTTTCTCGCGGCCGAGCCCAATTCGGTTCCCTTGCTGGAGCTCTATGCGGAGTTGTGCGAGGAAAAAGGGGAGGCGGCAGCCGCGGCGGAGCAATATGCCAAGGCCGTCGAATTGCTCTTGGCCCATCCCGAGCCGGGGATGGAGAGTTTGCATGAGGAGTTGTTTGAGAAGGTCAAAGCCCTCGCCCCAGGATCGGCGCTGGTGGCCCGGTTGTCGGCGAAGATAGCGGGCGAGCCTGTGGCTGAATCCGCCGTTCAACCGACGGAGGCCGCCGCGGCCGGAACCGAACCGGAGCCTTGTTCAAGTGTTCCCGTGTCAGCGGCCGCTTCGGATGAATCGACCTTCTCCCTCGTTGGGGCCGTTCCTGATGCGGTCGTTGATGCGCGGGGCGTTGCGGCGCCTTCGTTCGATCATCTGGCGCCTCCTCCCGATCCCATTGAATGCGAGACGCTGGCCGCGACCGATACGGTTGCGCCAGTCGTGGCACAGGCGTTAGAAGAAGCAGTTCTTGTGGTGCCACCTGTCGAGGAGCTGTCGGTGATTTCAGTTGTGGAACCGGTGTCCCTCGCTGTTGTGTCGGCTGAGGCCGCCGCGCCGCCGCAGAGCGAGCCGGACTACGAGGCGCACTACACCCTGGGGGTGGCCTATAAGAACATGGGGCTCTACGATGACGCCCTGGACGAGTTGTACATCGCGAAAGCCTCCGATTCCTTTTATCTCGACGCCTGTCTCATGACGGCCGTCTGCATGAAGGAGCAGCGGCAGTATCGCCAGGCGATTCGAGGGCTGGAGGCGGCCCTTTCGGATCCGCGCTGTCAGGGGGCGAAGGGCCAAGCGATTCGGTATGAGCTCGGCCGGTTGTATGAAGTGGAGTCACTGTGGGAACAGGCTGCGCAGACCTACGAGACGATCCCCTCCTTCCACGATGTTCCCAAGCGGTTGGAATCGCTTCGGGAAAAGTGTCTCCAGGCCCCTGCCGAATTTCGTATCGCGAGCTAG